The Methanofervidicoccus sp. A16 genome has a segment encoding these proteins:
- a CDS encoding 50S ribosomal protein L39e, producing MGSIKPLGKKLRLAKALKQNRRVPLFVILRTKGKVRSHPKMRHWRRSKLKK from the coding sequence ATGGGATCCATAAAACCACTTGGAAAAAAGTTGAGACTTGCCAAGGCTTTAAAGCAGAACAGAAGAGTTCCACTATTTGTGATACTAAGAACTAAAGGTAAGGTTAGATCTCATCCAAAGATGAGGCATTGGAGAAGAAGTAAACTTAAGAAGTAA
- the yhbY gene encoding ribosome assembly RNA-binding protein YhbY, translating to MEDNVSLQSRKRLTSKARKILRAQSHSLSPVVWIGKEGVDKVINEVKRQIKDKGLIKVKIRRIALEKDTRENIARKLASEADAEVVSLVGNVITLFRPREGWKRYTSKKSEKSKYIKEFEKLKFAKKFRGS from the coding sequence ATGGAGGACAATGTCTCATTACAGTCACGTAAGAGATTAACTTCAAAGGCTAGAAAGATACTTAGAGCACAGTCTCACTCACTATCACCTGTGGTATGGATAGGAAAGGAAGGTGTAGATAAGGTTATAAACGAGGTAAAAAGACAGATAAAGGATAAAGGGCTTATAAAGGTTAAAATTAGAAGGATAGCACTGGAGAAAGATACTCGGGAAAATATTGCTAGAAAACTGGCTTCAGAGGCAGATGCGGAAGTTGTAAGTTTAGTTGGGAATGTAATAACACTGTTTAGGCCAAGGGAGGGGTGGAAGAGATACACCAGTAAAAAGAGTGAGAAGTCTAAGTATATAAAGGAGTTTGAAAAGTTGAAATTTGCTAAGAAATTTAGAGGGTCTTAG
- a CDS encoding DEAD/DEAH box helicase family protein, whose translation MVANIILKPILQSIVEDIDFDSLPGNWNILDTVSFSKDKKLWDFQQESLKNAIKVLYLYFKEDKGDKKRFYQRYDLDEDLEKNLDIRLSRLKKNLSTIIREYYPVENNRIKFYNFINRASFWMATGSGKSLIIVKLVEILKRLMELKEIPERDILILTHREDLLNQLKKHVEEFNQLAGERGFRINFVELTDYERIKRESLIPYLKEITVFYYRSDLIGDEQKEKVIDFRNYENNGNWYIILDEAHKGDKEESKRQMFYSIMSRNGFLFNFSATFTDPRDIITTVYNFNLEKFISEGYGKHIYILKEDMEPFKDRRDYNKVEKQKILLKSLILLTYLKKVREEIKEVAGNIYHEPLMLTLVNTVNFTETKDEKPDLTLFFQEIERVGKGDINKDIFETVKDELLQEFSEDSKLIYEDIPLKVKRDIIKSIKIEDILKYVYNSESFGEVEAITIPGKKQEVVFKLKTSDKPFALIKIGDAVKWIKDNLKGYEVIESYEDKSIFENLDEREDINILMGSRAFYEGWDSNRPNIILFINIGVGKDAKKFIIQSVGRGVRIEPIKGKRRRLRNLYNRGEDGGIYKRIVSIKDGRYLIDSIETLFIFGTRRKVLSEVITTLKMEKEPAKTIQLRKNKDAETYALLIPVFKVSKKKLYQEREIQKFVVSETLFNALREYFTSTDERIPIVENNITPDLLQYIKNSFKDRERYYKIVQDSSIPFKVALQKLINHFNINIEELDRFKVLEEEIIHFKKIKVFLKEEEINELKEKIEKVYKYIDPETRKDELKTMFERGEISIEEYTSEIEKLAKTSKEENFKDLKIKKIVNHYYIPLILSKKEKVDYIRHIIKTKSEVKFIEDLENYLNSRDIDVDWWMFSKIDEYLDEIYIPYYDPDSNKIRRFKPDFIFWLKKGKDYYILFVDPKGIKHTEFEHKVDYFRKIFGDIESPKVFEFDGFKIRVYLYLYTEDRNKLSEGYRKYWIDEVGDIFKILQ comes from the coding sequence ATGGTGGCAAATATAATCCTTAAACCTATCCTACAATCAATAGTTGAAGATATAGATTTTGACTCCTTACCAGGTAATTGGAACATCTTAGACACTGTAAGTTTTTCCAAGGATAAAAAACTCTGGGACTTCCAACAGGAATCCCTTAAAAATGCTATCAAGGTTTTATACCTCTACTTTAAAGAGGATAAAGGGGATAAAAAAAGATTCTACCAAAGGTACGATTTAGATGAAGATCTAGAAAAAAACTTAGATATAAGACTCTCCAGGTTAAAGAAGAACCTCTCAACTATCATAAGAGAGTACTATCCAGTTGAAAACAACAGGATAAAGTTTTACAACTTCATAAACAGGGCCTCTTTCTGGATGGCTACAGGAAGTGGAAAATCCCTTATTATCGTAAAACTCGTTGAGATCCTAAAAAGACTGATGGAATTAAAAGAGATTCCCGAGAGGGATATACTGATCCTTACCCACAGGGAGGATCTACTAAATCAGTTGAAAAAACATGTGGAGGAATTCAACCAGTTGGCGGGAGAAAGGGGGTTCAGAATAAACTTCGTAGAACTAACTGACTACGAGAGGATAAAAAGGGAGAGTTTAATTCCATATCTCAAGGAGATAACAGTTTTCTACTACAGATCCGATCTAATAGGGGATGAGCAGAAGGAGAAGGTAATAGACTTTAGAAACTACGAAAACAATGGAAACTGGTATATAATCTTAGACGAGGCTCATAAGGGGGATAAGGAGGAATCTAAGAGGCAGATGTTTTACTCCATTATGTCAAGGAACGGTTTTCTCTTCAACTTCTCTGCAACTTTTACAGATCCAAGGGATATTATAACAACAGTTTACAACTTCAACTTGGAGAAGTTTATCTCAGAGGGCTACGGTAAGCACATCTATATACTTAAAGAGGATATGGAACCTTTTAAAGATAGGAGGGATTACAACAAGGTGGAGAAGCAGAAGATCCTTTTAAAATCTCTAATCCTACTTACATACCTTAAGAAGGTTAGGGAAGAGATAAAGGAAGTTGCCGGCAATATCTACCATGAACCTCTGATGTTAACACTGGTTAACACCGTAAACTTTACAGAAACTAAGGATGAAAAACCTGATTTAACCTTATTCTTCCAGGAGATAGAGAGAGTAGGAAAGGGAGATATAAATAAAGATATCTTTGAGACAGTTAAGGATGAACTACTCCAGGAGTTTTCAGAGGATTCTAAGTTGATATACGAGGACATCCCCCTCAAGGTTAAAAGGGATATAATTAAAAGTATAAAAATAGAGGATATTCTAAAGTACGTCTATAACTCCGAGAGTTTTGGAGAGGTAGAGGCAATAACTATCCCTGGAAAAAAGCAGGAGGTTGTATTTAAACTAAAAACCAGTGATAAACCTTTTGCATTAATTAAAATTGGAGATGCTGTAAAGTGGATAAAGGACAACCTCAAAGGGTACGAAGTTATAGAGAGTTATGAGGATAAAAGTATATTCGAAAACCTTGACGAGAGGGAAGATATAAACATCTTAATGGGATCCAGAGCCTTCTACGAAGGTTGGGACTCCAACAGGCCAAATATTATACTCTTCATAAATATAGGTGTTGGAAAGGATGCAAAGAAGTTCATAATTCAATCTGTTGGAAGGGGGGTGAGGATAGAGCCAATTAAAGGTAAGAGGAGAAGGTTGAGAAACCTCTACAACAGGGGAGAGGATGGAGGTATCTACAAGAGAATAGTAAGTATTAAAGATGGTAGATACCTGATAGACTCTATAGAAACACTCTTTATATTCGGGACGAGGAGAAAGGTACTCTCTGAAGTTATAACCACTTTAAAGATGGAAAAAGAACCTGCAAAAACTATCCAGTTGAGAAAAAATAAAGATGCAGAAACCTACGCCCTCCTAATCCCAGTATTCAAAGTTTCCAAAAAGAAACTTTATCAAGAGAGGGAGATACAGAAATTCGTAGTATCGGAAACCTTGTTTAACGCCCTTAGGGAGTACTTCACCTCTACAGATGAGAGGATCCCCATAGTGGAGAACAACATAACACCAGATCTCCTCCAATATATAAAAAACAGTTTTAAGGACAGGGAGAGGTACTATAAAATTGTCCAAGACTCTTCCATCCCATTCAAGGTAGCACTACAGAAGTTGATAAATCACTTCAACATCAATATCGAGGAGTTAGATAGATTTAAAGTATTAGAGGAGGAGATAATTCACTTCAAAAAGATAAAGGTATTCCTAAAAGAAGAGGAAATCAACGAGTTAAAGGAGAAGATAGAGAAGGTTTATAAATATATAGATCCTGAAACTAGGAAGGATGAATTAAAAACAATGTTTGAGAGGGGAGAGATCTCCATAGAGGAGTACACATCTGAAATAGAGAAGTTGGCAAAGACTTCAAAGGAAGAAAACTTCAAAGATCTAAAGATAAAAAAGATAGTTAATCACTACTACATCCCCCTAATCCTCTCCAAAAAAGAAAAAGTAGATTATATAAGACATATAATAAAGACAAAAAGTGAGGTGAAATTTATAGAGGATCTGGAAAACTACCTCAACAGTAGGGATATAGACGTTGACTGGTGGATGTTCAGTAAGATAGACGAGTACTTAGATGAAATATATATCCCCTACTACGATCCAGATAGCAATAAAATAAGGAGGTTTAAACCAGATTTCATATTTTGGTTAAAAAAGGGAAAGGATTACTACATCCTATTTGTGGATCCAAAGGGGATAAAACATACAGAGTTTGAGCATAAGGTAGATTACTTCAGAAAGATATTCGGCGATATAGAATCACCAAAGGTATTTGAATTTGACGGTTTTAAAATCAGGGTTTACCTGTATTTATATACAGAGGATAGAAATAAACTCTCTGAAGGGTATAGAAAATACTGGATCGATGAGGTAGGGGATATATTTAAAATATTACAATGA
- the argS gene encoding arginine--tRNA ligase, translated as MEVENTIKDAIYRKIQEICEEDVGDIQLDEPPSLELGDYSTNVSFRLARVLRKPPKVIAEELGERLKSESIPYVSDVRAVNGYINFFLDYKEYSKDGIGKILRERENFGRGKKKDKKVILEHTSANPNGPLHIGHGRNAIIGDSLRRILEFIGYDVETHYYVNDMGRQEAVVVFGLERFEIDKSKKPDHAIGEIYVKANRLLEEDPQLEDEIGRIMREYEGSLENKEDSPVVERFQWAVNYALEGIRETLDNLNIKHDVFVWESEYVRNGMVKEVIKRLMETGKVVKEDVYKLDLSEFGIEKKLVLMRLDGTTLYSTRDIAYHLDKMSNCDIGINVLGADHKLTAEMVNASLKLLNSKTPKVIFYEFISLPEGSMSTRRGRFVSLDELLEEAERRAIGEVKKRGIARDEEIKDISHKIAVGAVRYNIVRVSPEKPMVFKWEEALDFEKVGCPVIQYAHARCCRILEHAKEIGKVEDKDPKELFNYEMKDQEKILIKALLKFPKILEMSGESLKPQTLAHYMLEVAQRFNSFYGNCPILKEENEDILYSRLKVVESTKIVIENGLRLLGIECPGKM; from the coding sequence ATAGAGGTAGAGAATACTATAAAAGATGCTATCTACAGAAAGATCCAGGAGATATGTGAGGAGGATGTTGGAGATATACAGTTAGATGAGCCACCTTCCTTGGAGTTGGGGGATTATTCAACGAATGTATCCTTCAGGTTGGCGAGGGTACTTAGAAAACCTCCGAAGGTTATTGCAGAGGAGTTGGGAGAGAGGTTAAAATCTGAAAGTATTCCCTATGTTAGTGATGTGAGGGCAGTTAACGGTTATATAAACTTCTTTTTAGATTATAAGGAGTATTCCAAGGATGGTATAGGTAAGATACTTAGGGAGAGGGAGAACTTCGGTAGAGGTAAGAAAAAAGATAAGAAGGTAATCCTTGAACACACCTCTGCAAATCCCAACGGTCCCCTCCATATAGGCCATGGTAGAAATGCCATAATAGGAGACAGTTTAAGGAGGATACTAGAGTTTATCGGTTATGATGTAGAAACTCATTACTATGTAAATGACATGGGGAGGCAGGAGGCTGTTGTTGTCTTCGGTTTAGAGAGGTTTGAGATAGATAAGAGTAAAAAACCAGATCATGCCATTGGAGAGATCTACGTAAAGGCAAATAGACTCTTAGAGGAGGATCCTCAACTGGAGGATGAGATAGGAAGGATAATGAGGGAGTACGAGGGATCTTTGGAGAATAAGGAGGATAGTCCAGTAGTAGAGAGATTCCAGTGGGCAGTAAATTACGCCTTAGAGGGTATTAGGGAGACCTTAGATAATCTTAATATTAAGCATGACGTATTTGTATGGGAGAGTGAGTACGTAAGGAACGGGATGGTAAAGGAGGTTATAAAAAGATTGATGGAGACTGGTAAAGTAGTAAAAGAAGATGTATATAAACTTGATCTATCAGAATTTGGAATTGAGAAGAAACTTGTATTGATGAGATTAGACGGCACTACCCTCTACTCCACAAGGGATATAGCCTACCATCTGGACAAGATGTCAAACTGTGATATAGGTATAAACGTCTTAGGTGCAGATCATAAACTTACCGCAGAGATGGTAAATGCCTCCTTAAAACTGTTGAATTCTAAGACTCCAAAGGTGATATTCTACGAGTTCATATCTCTGCCGGAGGGATCCATGAGTACAAGGAGGGGAAGGTTTGTAAGTTTAGACGAACTCCTTGAGGAGGCTGAGAGGAGGGCTATTGGAGAGGTTAAAAAGAGAGGTATTGCCAGGGATGAGGAGATAAAAGATATATCCCATAAAATCGCTGTAGGTGCAGTTAGGTACAACATAGTAAGGGTATCTCCAGAGAAACCTATGGTATTTAAATGGGAGGAGGCTTTGGACTTTGAGAAGGTGGGATGTCCAGTTATACAGTATGCCCATGCTAGATGCTGTAGAATATTGGAGCATGCTAAGGAGATAGGTAAGGTAGAGGATAAGGATCCTAAGGAACTCTTCAACTACGAGATGAAGGATCAGGAGAAGATACTTATAAAAGCCCTTCTGAAGTTCCCAAAGATCCTCGAGATGTCTGGAGAGTCTTTGAAACCTCAAACCCTTGCACACTATATGTTAGAGGTTGCCCAGAGGTTTAACAGTTTCTACGGGAACTGTCCAATACTCAAGGAGGAAAATGAGGATATACTGTACTCCAGGTTGAAGGTTGTAGAATCTACAAAGATAGTTATAGAGAATGGCCTTAGGTTGTTAGGGATAGAGTGCCCAGGGAAGATGTAG
- a CDS encoding 30S ribosomal protein S19e, which yields MTTVYDVPPSKLIEKVAKKLKEMGIDKPEWVDFVKTGAHKERRPHDPEWWYIRCAAILRKIYIDGPVGVERLRTAYGGRKNRGHKPEKFVKGSGNIIRKALQALEKLDLVTRTREGRIITPKGQSLLDNTAKEVKDEIIEEVPALSKY from the coding sequence ATGACAACAGTGTACGATGTGCCTCCATCAAAACTTATTGAAAAGGTGGCAAAAAAGTTGAAGGAGATGGGCATAGATAAACCAGAGTGGGTAGATTTCGTCAAGACAGGGGCCCATAAGGAGAGGAGACCACATGATCCAGAATGGTGGTATATAAGATGTGCCGCTATCCTTAGAAAGATATATATCGATGGTCCTGTAGGGGTAGAGAGACTAAGAACTGCATACGGTGGTAGGAAGAACAGAGGTCATAAACCTGAGAAGTTTGTAAAAGGTAGTGGAAATATTATAAGAAAGGCTCTACAGGCACTGGAGAAGTTAGATCTTGTAACAAGAACTAGAGAGGGTAGGATAATTACTCCTAAGGGACAGTCTCTACTGGATAACACGGCAAAAGAGGTTAAAGATGAGATTATAGAAGAAGTACCTGCCCTCTCCAAATATTAA
- a CDS encoding DNA-binding protein, whose translation MDIEEIRRRKLLELQKRMAANKMTDEEQQALQLQQQYELQKKRILKQILTEPARARLARLRLAKPELAAQVELQLLQLAQMGRIQVPISDEELKSLLEKLHEMSKARKREIKFIRK comes from the coding sequence ATGGATATTGAAGAGATAAGAAGAAGAAAATTACTAGAACTACAGAAAAGAATGGCTGCCAATAAAATGACTGATGAAGAGCAGCAGGCCCTCCAACTTCAACAACAGTACGAATTACAGAAAAAAAGGATATTGAAACAGATACTTACAGAACCTGCGAGGGCTAGGTTGGCTAGGTTGAGATTGGCAAAACCTGAACTTGCCGCCCAGGTAGAACTTCAACTTCTCCAATTGGCACAGATGGGAAGGATCCAGGTACCTATCTCCGATGAGGAGTTGAAGTCACTCTTAGAAAAACTCCATGAGATGAGTAAGGCTAGAAAGAGAGAGATAAAGTTCATTAGAAAGTAA
- a CDS encoding site-specific DNA-methyltransferase, which translates to MKNKNFIQDPESKFFEVLKDVFIGAEVEGESGYINLMRIKTKYFDKIFKELQKEIDEKTEEFPEFKKELFDKLYSFFRRYFSESGSIYFRYTPFHERIYERVYTDNRDVVMFWKTHMLYYVKTDIQPKGMEVEIDGVRFIFDVSKLEHKKTNEKRKLIFELKEVRDGTVVFNVLYSERGRKTKLKDILKELKKKGIVLDEETLERTFRVFEKQNEVDYFINKNARGFLKEQFDLWFYQYIYSDETEFTERRVKQLKVLKEIAYKIIDFVGQFEDELVKIWQKPKFVLNSNYVITLDRIAKKEGGIEVIEKIVDRLIEQKREFKGELDRWRSIKENNRSYRERFEEVGEIGNQVVEWYLLDLVDEDFDPKGILIPTITGKNLNPECRFLPIDTRYFKDLEVEILSLFDNLDEELDGWLIKSENWQALNTILPKFKEKVQTIYIDPPFNTGSNEFTMYINRFLDSAWITMMENRLRLAREFLKDTGSIFVRIDYHGNHYVRFLMDDIFGRENFRNEIVLKRGDVPKGEVNKLLTGTESLFFYSKSWEKMLFNYPVKKRKEQKWLPMHLPGERSTYELQVRYFFGKPLLPPKGRHWALSQEKIDEFIKKGKIRINKNKEYIDTQGNLVKGMPEILQSPEEKLTSNWTDIPSYVIPSKFGFPTENSEQLLKRVVQSTSNPGDIVMDFFLGSGTTTAVAHKLKRKWIGVEMGEHFYTVILPRMKKVLAYDKSGISKDNDVKEIYNKDNAGGFFKYYQLEQYEDTLRRVKYSDTDPFFDPTEDPYNQYIFMKDLKLLEALEIDYKNNKVKVNLEKLYKNIDVAETISNLYGKWIKRIGEGYVEFEDGEIVNTDNLDYKLIKPLIWW; encoded by the coding sequence ATGAAAAATAAGAATTTTATCCAGGATCCTGAATCTAAATTTTTTGAAGTGTTGAAGGATGTTTTTATAGGTGCAGAGGTTGAGGGGGAGTCTGGATACATCAACCTAATGAGGATAAAGACGAAGTATTTTGATAAGATCTTTAAGGAGTTGCAGAAAGAGATAGATGAAAAAACAGAGGAGTTTCCAGAGTTTAAAAAGGAGTTATTCGATAAACTTTACAGTTTCTTTAGAAGGTACTTCAGTGAGAGTGGATCTATTTACTTCAGATACACTCCCTTTCATGAGAGGATCTACGAGAGGGTTTATACAGATAACAGGGACGTTGTAATGTTCTGGAAAACCCATATGCTATACTACGTCAAGACAGATATACAACCTAAGGGGATGGAAGTTGAGATAGATGGTGTGAGGTTTATTTTCGATGTCTCCAAGTTGGAGCATAAAAAAACTAACGAGAAGAGGAAGTTGATCTTTGAGTTGAAGGAGGTTAGGGATGGTACAGTTGTATTTAACGTACTCTACTCTGAAAGGGGGAGGAAAACTAAATTGAAGGATATCTTAAAGGAGTTGAAGAAGAAAGGTATAGTGTTAGATGAGGAGACCTTAGAGAGAACTTTTAGGGTTTTTGAAAAGCAGAACGAGGTGGATTACTTTATAAACAAAAATGCAAGGGGGTTTTTGAAGGAGCAGTTTGATCTCTGGTTTTATCAGTATATCTACTCCGATGAGACAGAATTCACTGAAAGGAGGGTTAAACAGTTGAAGGTTTTGAAGGAGATCGCCTATAAGATCATCGACTTTGTGGGGCAGTTCGAGGATGAGTTAGTTAAGATCTGGCAGAAACCTAAGTTTGTTTTAAACAGTAACTATGTGATCACCTTGGATAGGATCGCTAAAAAAGAAGGGGGAATAGAAGTTATTGAAAAAATAGTGGATAGGTTGATTGAACAGAAGAGGGAGTTTAAGGGAGAGTTAGATAGATGGAGGAGTATTAAAGAAAATAACAGATCTTATAGGGAGAGGTTTGAGGAGGTTGGGGAGATAGGGAATCAGGTAGTTGAGTGGTATCTGTTGGATTTAGTCGATGAGGATTTCGATCCTAAGGGGATCTTGATACCAACTATAACAGGTAAAAACTTGAATCCAGAGTGTCGATTTTTACCAATTGATACAAGGTATTTTAAAGATTTAGAGGTTGAGATCTTAAGTTTGTTTGACAACTTAGATGAGGAGTTGGACGGGTGGTTAATTAAGAGTGAAAACTGGCAGGCTTTGAATACCATACTACCGAAGTTTAAGGAGAAGGTGCAGACGATCTATATAGATCCGCCCTTTAATACTGGAAGTAACGAATTCACCATGTACATTAACAGGTTTTTAGATTCCGCCTGGATAACGATGATGGAGAACAGGTTGAGATTGGCAAGGGAATTTTTGAAGGATACTGGGAGTATATTTGTTAGAATAGATTACCACGGGAACCATTATGTTAGGTTTTTGATGGATGATATATTTGGGAGGGAGAATTTTAGGAATGAGATAGTTTTAAAGAGAGGTGATGTACCAAAGGGTGAAGTTAATAAATTACTTACAGGGACAGAATCTCTATTCTTTTATTCTAAATCATGGGAGAAGATGCTGTTTAACTATCCTGTTAAAAAGAGAAAGGAACAAAAATGGCTACCTATGCACCTCCCAGGTGAAAGATCTACATATGAACTTCAAGTAAGATACTTCTTTGGAAAACCGTTATTACCGCCAAAAGGTAGACATTGGGCACTTTCACAGGAGAAGATCGATGAGTTTATAAAAAAAGGAAAGATAAGAATCAATAAAAATAAAGAATATATAGATACACAGGGTAATTTAGTAAAAGGAATGCCGGAAATTCTACAGTCCCCTGAGGAGAAACTAACTTCAAATTGGACAGATATACCTTCCTATGTTATTCCCAGTAAATTTGGATTTCCAACAGAAAACTCCGAACAACTCCTTAAAAGAGTTGTCCAATCAACATCAAACCCTGGAGATATAGTTATGGATTTCTTCCTCGGCTCTGGAACAACAACGGCGGTAGCACATAAGTTAAAGAGAAAGTGGATAGGAGTAGAGATGGGGGAACACTTCTACACTGTAATCTTACCTAGGATGAAGAAGGTTTTAGCCTATGATAAATCTGGAATCTCAAAAGATAATGACGTTAAAGAGATCTACAACAAGGATAATGCAGGAGGTTTCTTCAAATACTACCAATTAGAACAATATGAAGACACCTTAAGAAGGGTTAAATACTCAGATACCGATCCATTCTTCGATCCAACAGAGGATCCCTACAATCAATACATATTTATGAAGGATTTAAAACTCCTGGAGGCGTTAGAGATAGACTATAAAAACAACAAGGTTAAGGTTAACCTTGAAAAACTCTACAAGAATATAGACGTTGCAGAGACTATCTCCAACTTATATGGAAAGTGGATAAAGAGAATTGGAGAGGGATATGTAGAATTTGAAGATGGAGAAATAGTGAATACTGATAATTTAGATTATAAATTAATCAAACCTTTAATATGGTGGTAA
- a CDS encoding 7-cyano-7-deazaguanine synthase has translation MKKAYVLFSGGKDSSLSALLLKKLGYEVELITVNFGVLDSYKYAQETADILNIPHKVEFLDREIIERAVEIILSDGYPGKGIQYLHKRVIEILADKYKVIADGVRRDDRVPKLSHSEIQSIEMRKGIEYLNPLMGFGHKTIKYLVDRYFILSQGESDSILKSDYESEIRALIRAKGRDPKDYFPKHTQSRVIGLKKESEV, from the coding sequence ATGAAAAAGGCCTACGTCCTATTCAGTGGAGGAAAGGACAGTTCATTGTCAGCATTACTTTTGAAGAAGTTGGGATATGAGGTTGAACTTATTACTGTAAATTTCGGAGTATTGGACTCCTACAAGTACGCCCAGGAAACTGCAGATATATTGAATATTCCCCATAAAGTGGAGTTTCTAGACAGGGAAATTATCGAGAGAGCTGTAGAGATCATCCTAAGTGATGGATATCCTGGCAAGGGTATCCAGTATCTCCATAAGAGGGTTATAGAGATATTGGCAGATAAGTACAAAGTTATAGCAGATGGTGTTAGAAGGGACGACAGGGTGCCGAAGTTATCTCACTCTGAGATACAGAGTATAGAGATGAGGAAGGGCATTGAATATTTAAATCCCCTTATGGGCTTTGGACATAAGACTATTAAATATCTCGTAGATAGGTACTTCATACTCTCCCAAGGAGAGAGTGATAGTATATTAAAGTCAGATTACGAGAGTGAAATTAGAGCCCTGATAAGGGCTAAAGGTAGAGATCCCAAGGATTACTTCCCTAAGCATACTCAGTCTAGAGTGATAGGGTTAAAAAAGGAGAGTGAGGTGTAA